In a genomic window of Halobiforma lacisalsi AJ5:
- a CDS encoding helix-turn-helix transcriptional regulator has translation MVSNAPTGVRAALTSSATTWTDADPAAIRLDDTHWVVSVLASGDHVIGAPSRRMPFQSFQLASSWEAALIAVLFLLISGLVGLRAAELLSEDDVRDPSCWLRTEESDDSGERNRSHDTSDSRDDHRWGTEYDNDHDHDQNYHHQHYISPETPPDLLSDEGNVVRLLVEHGGRIRQHRIADETGWSKSKVSRICSQMHADGRIEKRSVGRENVISLSEVDPADGDEPTHDSDTGSDDLENPLT, from the coding sequence ATGGTATCAAACGCCCCGACCGGAGTCCGAGCCGCCCTCACGTCGTCGGCCACCACGTGGACCGACGCCGACCCGGCAGCGATTCGGCTAGACGACACCCACTGGGTCGTGTCGGTTCTCGCGAGCGGCGATCACGTCATCGGAGCCCCGTCCCGGCGGATGCCGTTCCAGTCGTTCCAGTTGGCGTCGTCGTGGGAGGCGGCCCTGATCGCGGTTCTGTTCCTTCTCATCAGCGGCCTCGTCGGCCTCCGAGCGGCGGAGTTACTGTCGGAAGACGACGTCCGCGACCCGTCGTGCTGGCTGCGGACGGAGGAAAGCGACGACTCGGGCGAGAGGAACCGATCACACGACACGTCCGACTCACGTGACGATCATCGCTGGGGGACCGAGTACGACAACGACCACGATCACGACCAGAACTACCACCACCAACACTACATCTCGCCCGAAACGCCGCCGGACCTCCTGAGCGACGAAGGGAACGTCGTCAGGCTGCTCGTCGAGCACGGCGGGCGTATCCGCCAACACCGGATCGCGGACGAAACCGGCTGGTCGAAGTCGAAAGTCAGCCGTATCTGTTCCCAGATGCACGCCGACGGGCGGATCGAGAAACGGTCCGTCGGCCGGGAAAACGTCATCAGTCTATCCGAAGTCGATCCCGCCGACGG
- a CDS encoding nucleotide sugar dehydrogenase yields the protein MTTTISDTENRADERESDRKGNASGSVPDDTGSRSPLDRDAGTETTAATTREATICVVGLGYVGLPLAVGFAESNYRVIGYDVDDETVERLRSGVDTTGDLSDAAVRNDAISYTSDASEIAEADYVIVTVPTPIDDDDQPDLSYVESAGRTVGSKMKPGTTVVLESTVYPGSTREVLVPALEDASGLTAGEDFFVGYSPERATPGDPDHGLEDVVKVVGAQNEKVLEDVAGLYESVVDAGVHRAPSIEVAEAAKVVENAQRDLNIAFVNELSMALERMDVDTQAVLEAAGTKWNFHDYRPGLVGGHCIPVDPYFFAHRSAREGFDPELVRTSRKVNESVPDHVAELTIKALNDCHKTLRESRVLVLGLSYKPGVGDIRSSKVVDVVDKLQEYDVDVEGFDPFAADDAVREAFDIQVQERLSFEGIDAILLATSHAEFERMDLEAVAAELEENPALVDVNGCLEKSEAIEAGFVYRRL from the coding sequence ATGACCACAACAATAAGCGATACCGAGAACCGAGCGGACGAGCGCGAGAGCGACCGAAAGGGGAACGCGAGCGGGTCCGTCCCGGACGATACGGGGTCGCGTTCGCCCCTGGACCGCGACGCGGGAACCGAGACGACGGCAGCGACGACGCGCGAGGCGACGATCTGTGTCGTCGGGCTCGGATACGTCGGACTCCCGCTTGCCGTCGGCTTTGCGGAGTCGAACTACCGCGTGATCGGCTACGATGTCGACGACGAGACCGTCGAACGCCTTCGGTCGGGCGTCGACACTACGGGCGACCTCTCCGACGCGGCGGTTCGCAACGACGCCATCTCGTACACGTCCGACGCGAGCGAGATCGCCGAAGCGGACTACGTCATCGTCACCGTGCCGACGCCGATCGACGACGACGATCAGCCCGACCTCAGTTACGTCGAGAGCGCCGGCCGAACCGTCGGCTCGAAGATGAAACCCGGAACGACGGTCGTCCTCGAGTCGACCGTCTACCCGGGGTCGACCCGCGAGGTGCTCGTGCCCGCCCTCGAGGACGCGTCCGGGCTGACTGCCGGCGAGGACTTCTTCGTCGGCTACTCCCCGGAGCGTGCGACGCCGGGCGATCCCGACCACGGGCTCGAGGACGTCGTCAAGGTCGTCGGTGCACAGAACGAGAAGGTCCTTGAGGACGTGGCGGGACTGTACGAATCGGTCGTCGACGCGGGCGTTCATCGCGCGCCGTCGATCGAGGTCGCCGAGGCCGCAAAGGTCGTCGAAAACGCCCAGCGCGACCTCAACATCGCGTTCGTCAACGAACTCTCCATGGCGCTCGAGCGGATGGACGTCGACACGCAGGCGGTGCTCGAGGCCGCCGGCACGAAGTGGAACTTCCACGACTACCGTCCCGGGCTGGTCGGGGGCCACTGTATCCCCGTCGACCCGTACTTCTTCGCACACCGGTCGGCCCGGGAAGGGTTCGACCCCGAACTCGTGCGCACGAGCAGGAAAGTGAACGAATCCGTCCCCGACCACGTGGCCGAACTGACGATCAAGGCGCTCAACGACTGTCACAAGACGCTCCGGGAGAGCCGCGTCCTGGTTCTGGGACTCTCCTACAAACCGGGCGTGGGGGACATCCGCAGTTCGAAAGTCGTCGACGTCGTCGACAAGCTTCAGGAGTACGACGTCGACGTCGAAGGGTTCGACCCGTTCGCCGCCGACGACGCCGTCCGGGAGGCGTTCGACATCCAGGTACAGGAACGGCTCTCGTTCGAGGGGATCGACGCCATCCTGCTTGCGACCTCGCACGCGGAGTTCGAGCGAATGGACCTCGAGGCGGTCGCCGCCGAACTCGAGGAGAATCCCGCGCTCGTCGACGTGAACGGCTGCCTCGAGAAGTCGGAGGCGATCGAGGCGGGGTTCGTCTACCGGAGGTTGTGA
- a CDS encoding DUF354 domain-containing protein: protein MRIVITIQHPGHVHFFRHPIEELRERGHEIHVFARENDVAVELLEAYGIDHRVLAGSSDSLVSLAAVQATYEARLLRHARRIDPDVITAIGGVAAAHVASVLGTKSLVFYDTEHATLITRLGYPFADVICTPSCYREEIGPNQVTYPGYHELAYLHPDRFEPDPTVLESLEADVDLEPDDPFAVVRLSNWGASHDVGHGGFEEPRAIVERLEAAGADVLLSAEGEPPADLEPYRLETSPDRLHDLLSFADVVLSEGATTAAEAAVLGTPSVYVNPLSLGYTTELDAEYGLLFEHDGENRHVRGLERAASIVERTDDPWRRRRERLLDERIDVTAFVVRQVESLARTRTSDGTTPATNAG, encoded by the coding sequence ATGCGGATCGTGATCACGATCCAGCACCCGGGCCACGTGCACTTCTTCCGGCATCCGATCGAGGAGTTGCGGGAGCGAGGCCACGAGATCCACGTCTTCGCCCGCGAGAACGACGTCGCCGTCGAACTGCTGGAGGCGTACGGGATCGATCACCGGGTGCTGGCCGGCTCGTCGGATTCGCTGGTCTCGCTGGCGGCCGTCCAGGCCACCTACGAGGCGCGGCTGCTGCGACACGCGCGCCGGATCGATCCCGACGTCATCACGGCGATCGGCGGCGTCGCGGCCGCACACGTCGCGTCGGTACTGGGCACGAAGAGCCTCGTCTTCTACGATACGGAACACGCGACGCTCATCACGAGGCTCGGCTACCCCTTCGCGGACGTGATCTGTACGCCCTCGTGTTACCGCGAGGAGATCGGACCGAACCAGGTGACGTATCCGGGGTATCACGAACTCGCCTATCTCCACCCGGACCGGTTCGAGCCCGATCCGACCGTCCTCGAGTCGCTCGAGGCCGACGTCGACCTCGAGCCGGACGACCCGTTCGCCGTCGTTCGACTCAGCAACTGGGGGGCGTCCCACGACGTCGGCCACGGCGGCTTCGAAGAGCCCCGGGCGATCGTCGAGCGCCTCGAGGCGGCCGGCGCGGACGTCCTGCTCTCGGCCGAAGGGGAGCCGCCGGCGGACCTCGAGCCCTATCGGCTCGAGACGTCGCCGGACCGGCTGCACGACCTGCTTTCGTTCGCCGACGTCGTCCTGAGCGAGGGCGCGACCACCGCGGCGGAAGCGGCCGTCCTCGGGACTCCTTCGGTCTACGTGAATCCGCTGTCGCTGGGCTACACGACGGAACTCGACGCCGAATACGGGCTGTTGTTCGAGCACGACGGCGAGAACCGGCACGTCCGCGGGCTCGAGCGAGCGGCCTCGATCGTCGAGCGAACCGACGACCCCTGGCGGCGACGGCGGGAACGGTTGCTGGACGAGCGCATCGACGTGACGGCGTTCGTCGTTCGTCAGGTCGAATCGCTCGCTCGCACGCGTACGAGCGACGGGACGACGCCCGCGACCAACGCGGGCTGA